The sequence tcAAGCTTGGAAGAAGACCTCAAGTCTTGGATAGGATCCTTCCATCACCAAAATCTTGATTTTAGTCCTCTACGACCCTGAACAGAGGACCCAGTTAGGCTCTGCCTGAACTCTAGAGCCATGGGAACTATGATATGATAAATATCTGTTCTGTTAATAtgctaaattttataatttttaaacatagcaatagaaaactgataaattataaatgttataatttttaagcATAGCAGTAGGAAACTGATATATAAGCTGAGAAACTTTATGGAAGAATTGTTTGGAAAAGACACGTCCAGAGAGGCGATGTTTAACTTTACCTGTATACCACTCCAGGAGATGTCCACTGCTGAAGAGTTCCTTAGAAGGCTGTACCTTTGCCTCTGCCTGCTGCTACAGTGGAATCCCCTGTGGAAGGAGTGACAAGAGTTCTGTCCATCCTGAGGTTTTGAGAGCTAACAGAAACATAGCGGAGAATGAGATTTAGCTGTTACAGGATCAGGTCTCAGTAAGAACAGCGCGTTCTGATTCCTCATCAAAGACTAAACTTGGCCACAGTACAGTGAGGTGTGCAAACGAAAAGGGTTTTTGGGAAACATTGCTTTTAAGAGAATTGTATTGTATCTATTTAAACACATCAGACAAATCCTTCCCTAAGGGACATACATAAGAATTCTTTTTGGCTTTAGAAGGAAATATGCAGATGggtagttttgctttttttttttttttttttttgagacggagtctcactctgtcacccaggctggagtgcagtggtgcagtttcagctcactgcaacctccacctctgcagtccaagcgattctcccacctcagcctgccaagtagctgggactacaggtgtgcaccaccatgcctggctgatttatgtatctttagtagtgacggggtttgaCTATGTTGGCcgcgctggtctcaaactcctgaccagaggtgatctacccacttccgcctcccaaagtgctgagattataggcatagccaccgtgcctggcctatatttacatctattaaaagagaaaataatattaatggtTTTCCAGTATCAAGCATAACTGTTGGGAGCCAAAATGCCTCATGTTTTTGCATCATCACAGTGGAAAGTCACATGGCATGTGTTTTACCCTTGTGGAATTTAGAAGCAAACTATGAAATGTTGTTATCTAGAAGGTAAAATGTTGcaatacattttaaatcaatCCAAAAACCCTTCACAAAGATATGAACTACAATTATAACACTGGTCTAGGAGtataatttattcataaatatgtTATACAGTTTTAAATATGCAGTACTTCTAGGTGTGCTTAATATAAAGAAACTTCAATTTCAATTAAATGTCTCAATCACTGAGGTCATTTATATTTGTTGAAATTTAACAACCCACTGGATTGGTATAGACCTATCACATAGAATGCTTATGGAGAATAAAATGTcatgttttaaaactaaattgatttaaaaacacTGCTAATAATTTGGGCATTTTATTTGGCAGAAGGTTGGTGTACCACAAACCTCAGTTGGACATGAGAAACCTACAAAGGTCACTGGAACAGGAAATTAGGGAgccatttgtttttctcctaCTTGACTCTGATATATCATGTATGCTAATGATAAATTCATGTTTATGGAAAAAACCTCACTCTTTTCCGGTTCTTAAGCTTAAGAACTTATGCTTCTCTATTGGCTGCCATAGTTATAAAGATGTTTTCTTATGCTCAAGGATTTTCATAATCTGGGTATTaacattctttcttatttttttttttttttttaattttaacaaccagaccttttctttcctctgtttatTAGAGAATCCCTGACCCATTACTGTGCTCAGTGCTGCTGTTATGCAGATCCTCCACCTTGATATTTATATactactcatccttcaaggctCTGCAGAAATTCCACTTTCTCCTGAAAAACAGACTGATTCTCCTAGTAGTTATggtctctttcttctctctttctattGCAGTCTTTTGTCTCTACTCAGCAATCTACACATTATTGTTTACCATTCcattcactgtctttttttttgtaatttgggATTCTTTATAGAGATTCACATACAGTCAGTTTTGgcataatatatatgttttgaaaatacaaatttggATACTAGGGGACAGTTTTAACAAaacataaattttgttttctctttagcACAATTTTATCCTCAAGAAACACTGGGCGAACAAGCAAACTGCACTCAGGTGAACAAAGCCATGTGGCCATACTCAGAACAGACGAACACACATACATGTCAAAATTATATCAACTACCTCAGCTCAGCACACACCTGTTATGAGTCACACTCAAATACGTTTAGTGTTACAAGTTTCTGCCTGATTTGAATAACCCTCCTTTCATCACTTTGCAAGAACTCTCAGATGCAACTCTTCTCACATTTACTTCCACAAGCAAACTTTAGGTTTTTGTCAAGGTAAAGTGCCACATTTATTGTAATATGTATGGATTCGTCAATTATTCCCACATGTAAAACTCCAGTTCcatatttattgtgttttaatctttatttttttatgtgtcaCTGACAATGTTTTTGAGTGTCATACCCCTAATTCCATGTTTCTTATTGGTCTTGTGGTTCATATTACAAGATTTTGCATAGCTTGATGATATTTTTAGCACGATCTGTGTCAGATAATAGCAGAACTGACTGTATACATTGatactttattatatataatctaaaatatatagtttatggaataaataatgtaattataCTTCCTGTAATGCTGAGAAGTAATATCTGTTTCAATtacctattgctgcataacagaCAATCCTGGAACTTAGTAGCTTAAATCAATACCATTTCCCTCTCTCTCATGGTTATGTGGCTTGACTGGGCCCAATGGACAGTTATGCTGGTTTCAGTTGAAATCCCATGGAGCTATAATCTGATGGCAGCTGGTGCTGAAGCAAGAGATGGACTGGCAGGCTATGATGGTAATGTTTCCCTCTTTTTGTGAGTAGTGCCAGGGCCTGTTCTCTCTACCTGGTGTCATCTCGTGTTATCCATGATAAGTAGACAGATTTCTTATATCTTCATGTAATTAAACAATTTCAACAATTAAGACTCAGGGTTCCCAAGAAGCACAAACAGAAACAGCCAGGTGTCCCTAGGCCTTAGACCTGGACCTGGCACAGCATCACTTTTCCCACCTCCAGTAGGCCAAGCATCACAGGGCTGGCCCTGACTTCAGGAGAGAGGAAATAAACACTTTCTCTTGGTTAGTAAATAGCAAAGAATCTGTGACTATCTTTAATCACCATGGTATTCTTCACTAATAATTTGGTACATCAACATTGTAAGATTTTAGAGCAATATTTTAGCAATTATTCAATCTAATATCATCAATTTATATGAAAGTGTACTGgaacaaaatgaaacaataaaagaCAGAGTTGGACTCGCGTCGCGACCTCGGAGACGTGAAGCTCTCGAGGCTCCTCCCGCTCCGGGTCGGCGCTCTCCCTTGCTCTCCTCGCCCTCCGCCCCAGCCCCGGCCCCGCGCCCGCCATGGAGAAGACTGAGCTGATCCAGAAGGCCAAGCTGGCCGAGCAGGCCGAGCGCTACGACGACATGGCCACCTGCATGAAGGCAGTGACCGAGCAGGGCGCCGAGCTGTCCAACGAGGAGCTCAATCTGCTCTCCGTGGACTGCAAGAACGTGGTCGGGGGCCGCAGGTCCGCCTGGAGGGTCATCTCGAGCATCGAGCAGAAGACCGACACCTCCGACAAGAAGTTGCAGCTGATTAAGGACTATCGGGAGAAAGTGGAGTCCGAGCTGAGATCCATCTGCACCACGGTCCTGGAATTGTTGGATAAATATTTAATAGCCAATGCAACTAATCCAGAGAGTAAGGTCTTCTATCTGAAAATGAAGGGTGATTACTTCCGGTACCTTGCTGAAGTTGCATGTGGTGATGATCGAAAACAAACGATAGATAATTCCCAAGGAGCTTACCAAGAGGCATTTGATATAAGCAAGAAAGAGATGCAACCCACACACCCAATCCGCCTGGGGCTTGCTcttaacttttctgtattttactaTGAGATTCTTAATAACCCAGAGCTTGCCTGCACGCTGGCTAAAACGGCTTTTGATGAGGCCATTGCTGAACTTGATACACTGAATGAAGACTCATACAAAGACAGCACCCTCATCATGCAGTTGCTTAGAGACAACCTAACACTTTGGACATCAGACAGTGCAGGAGAAGAATGTGATGCGGCAGAAGGGGCTGAAAACTAAATCCATACAGGGTgtcatccttctttccttcaagaAACCTTTTTACACATCTCCATTCCTTATTCCACTTGGATTTCCTATAGCAAAGAAACCCATTCATGTGTATGGAATCAACTGTTTATAGTCTTTTCACACTGCAGCTTTGGGAAAACTTCATTCCTTGATTTGTGTTTGTCTTGGCCTTCCTGGTGTGCAGTACTGCTGTAGAAAAGTATTAATAGCTTCATTTCATATAAACATAAGTAACTCCCAAACACTTATGTAGAGGACTGAAAATGTATCTGGTATTTAAGTAATCTGAACCAGTTCTGCAAGTGACTGTGTTTTGTATTATTGTGAAGATAAGAAAATGTAGTTAATTACCATTTAAACAGTGTTCCACATAACTTCTTAATTTCTACATTCCCTCCCTTACTCTTCAGGGGTTTCCTTTCAGTAAGCAACTTTTCCATGCTCTTAATGTATTCCTTTTTAGTAGGAATCCGGAAGTATTAGATTGAATGGAAAAGCACTTGCCATCTCTGGCTGGCGTCACAAATTGAAATGGCTCCTATATCACATAAGGAGGTCTTGTATATCTGTGGCAACAGGGAGTTTCCTTATTCACTCTTTATTTGCTGCTGTTTAAGTTGCCAACCTCCCTTCCCAATAAAAATTCACTTACACCTCCTGCCTTTGTAGTTCTGGTATTCACTTTACTATGTGATAGAAGTAGCATGTTGCTGCCAGAATACAAGCATTGCTTTTGGCAAATTAAAGTGCATGTCATTTCTTAATACACTAGAAAGGGGAAATAAAGTGCACAAGTCCAAGTCTAAACCTTTAGTACTTTTCCATGCAGATTTGTGCACATGTGAGAGGGTGTCCAGTTTGTCTAGTGATTGTTATTTAGAGAGTTGGACCACTATTGTGTGTTGCTAATCATTGACTGTAGTCCCAAAAAAGCCTTGTGAAAATGTTATGCCCTATGTAACAGCAgagtaacagaaaataaaattacgtTTTATAAACCATTTACTATGGCTTTGTAACAATTGCATACCCATATTTTAAGGGACAGGTGAATTTACTACTTTCTAAAGTTTATTGATACTTCccttttatgtaaaatgtagtAGTGATACCTATATTTCTGCATTGTGCATTGTGACACACTTGTCTAGGGATGCCTGGAAATGTATAAAATTGGACTGCATTTCTTAGAGTGTTTTACTATAGATCAGTCTCATGGGCCATCTCTTCCTCAGATGTAAATGATATCTGGTTAAGTGTTATATGGAATaaagtgaacattttaaaaaaaaaaaaaaaagacagagttgGAGCTATCAATCTCTCTTAATTCTGTACATCTCATAGCCCTTCATAAACTGCCTGGGATATAGTAGGCAATAAATATATACTTGTCAACATAGAATTTTACTAATAAATAGAAACTGAgattcaaaaatattatattttaaaaagcactcaaGATTCTAACTTGCTGGAAGCATGCCTGGATTTTCTAAAAGACATTAAGACTTGAAAGAGAGATGAAAAGATAGCAGAATAAGATATTTCAGGATGttttaactattaatattttcacACCATTATTGTGTTttctccacacacacatacacatacatacttacacacagaaaaatgaaatgacacaAAACAGTAAAtctaagataaatattttatttctgaaaaatataggACACCATCATGGTCTAAAACCAAGTTCATTGTGTCTTAGGAAATGTTTGACTCCTCACATTCATCCCACCCCAAAAATGTCCTTGTTTCACTAGAATCAAACTATGTAAAGACATATTCATCTTTTAGATCACTAAATAAATTAGTATGAAGAACATTATTTGTATTACAAAAGGTTACCtttctaataaaaacattaatgacattttttttcaGCCTGacttcaaaagaaaacacacaaagttCATTTTATATACgattgtaacagaaaaaaaagttcttttggTTTATGTGAGGCACATGATGAaatgtttctaaattttcttgAACTTGCAGGATGCGGCTCAGCTTGGATTTCCTCACTTTTGTTTTTAAGCTGGCATTTTCATTTAATAACCTCTATACCTTTTCCCCCTATATAAAAACAGCAATGTCGGCTTcttctctatattttttcttcttagccCCCTGCTTGGACTCTGAGGTGTTGTAATCTGACAGCAACTGTTCTCTCTCCTATACTTAGACTCCTCTTCCTTATTTTATAAACctggttctttttatttcatttttctctgatcCAGAGTATatatttcttgtcatttttttttttttttttttggaattttagttCTTTTAGAATGTACCAAGTCTCAGCATCTCATGGTCCTTTTCTGTTTTGTCCCTGTACTGCAGGAGCCCTGTGGATGGTGACTTATTGGTCATGTGACTTTTCACCATCCAGGCATGATGCTGAGTCTGATTCTTATGGATGTAGAAACACTTTCCAAATAACAGATCATTATTCATTGCAGTATTCAGTTATTTGTTTATAAGATGTGAAAATTAGATGTAATCATTTCTAACATCTTTATCAGTTCTATGTGACATTCTCTAAAGTATTTTGAAGAGAGATCTGACACCCATTGGTTTGAAAAGCGTAGTAATATAGTAAAACCTAGTGAGCAGGACAACCTCTTCTAAGGATCAGAATTCTCATCCTCCATCTTCCTGGGGTGATTTGCCTAAGAGTCTAAGGAATTGTGAAAAGGCATAGTTAGTCTCCAGACCTTAGCTTTTTGGAGTGAGGCATGTAATTTCAAGACTCTTGGGTTTACTTGAATAACTTATCCATGCATAATGTAACTTATTTAAAAcacttgaatatatttatataattaagcTCTATTATCTGTTATAAGAAatttcaaaagcttctttctaggaTGAAATGAATTTACTTGTTCCTCACCTTTAACTAAATATGAAACAATTTTGCTTGTACTCTTGTGGAAGTCAATTGTTTTCGTCTTAGCTTTCACATTTGTAGTTCGAAAGGGATTTTTGGTTATTATTAGTCTGTTTgttttaccttttcttctttgtaaaacaCATTTGTTTACTCTCATCGGATCTATAACTGGATACATTAGAAAGAGCTCGAGATTTAAAGTGAGATAATCCTTCATCTAAATCTCAACTTTGGCATTTTTGTCTGTGttcctgagaaagttctttgacCTCTCTTAGCATCAATTTCCtttttgtaaaatgggaagataaCATTTAAAGGCATATGCCGTGCCTAACACTGTAAGATCTCAATAAATTTATACTACTTATCATGATAATTAGACCATGAACAAGGatagtttaatttaaaaacatgttgatgaaatatgaaaataagtaaaatgagttTCCTTAAAAGTTGTAGAGGTGTAAACTGAGAACATTGGATCACTAATGTTACtcatttatcaaaaatatttaaatgcctACTGTGTTTCAAGCATACTTTCAGGAGCTGACTACAGAGCAATAAACAACATAGGCAAGTTCCCTGTGCTCATCCAGCCATCCTGTAGTgaggaaaatcagaaaatcaactcacagaatagTATGATGATTTCTAATGTGAGCTAAGGAGTAGCAGGGTGTATACCGGGGAGGCTGCTGCTTTGGGGAAGGGGATAAAGGAAACTTTCTGCTGTAACATTGGAGCTGAGACCGGTAAGGTAGGAAGAGCCTGCAAAATTAATATCCAGGCTAATAGATGCAAAGTAGAACAAGCTTGGTGTGGTCAAGGGAGAGAACAATGGCCAGtgtgactggagtgcagtgggtgcaaCAGACCCTGGAGTGAGATGAGTTCAGAAAGACATACAAGGGCCAGAGTACGTGGAGTGCAATAGGGCATAGAACAGAGTTTGCATTTTATTCTAATTTGAGCAAGCAGGGTCCTTAGAAATAAAGTGATATGGCTTTCTTTGGGTTTCAAAATTATCACATTGGATGCTTTAGGTGGAATGGGCTTTAGGATCTGTGGAAGATGAGAGACCAGTTCATCAGCTATTGACATAGATTAAGGAGCTTAAGAGTGGGGGAATATTAAGCAGTGAGGATGGTGAGAAGTAATCAGGTTTGA is a genomic window of Macaca mulatta isolate MMU2019108-1 chromosome 5, T2T-MMU8v2.0, whole genome shotgun sequence containing:
- the LOC704010 gene encoding 14-3-3 protein theta, with product MEKTELIQKAKLAEQAERYDDMATCMKAVTEQGAELSNEELNLLSVDCKNVVGGRRSAWRVISSIEQKTDTSDKKLQLIKDYREKVESELRSICTTVLELLDKYLIANATNPESKVFYLKMKGDYFRYLAEVACGDDRKQTIDNSQGAYQEAFDISKKEMQPTHPIRLGLALNFSVFYYEILNNPELACTLAKTAFDEAIAELDTLNEDSYKDSTLIMQLLRDNLTLWTSDSAGEECDAAEGAEN